Proteins from one Lachnospiraceae bacterium KGMB03038 genomic window:
- a CDS encoding SpoIIIAH-like family protein — MKRIFKKNQIIIAVLAVMIAAAGYLNYSGRLFADEDSAAEANADLASQELLDISQEDTAASSEDIKSQDSEAEDGSVEGTPGEAVLTSGEASGVVAEAKVTREQVRAQNKESLLEIIDNENLSDEQKQEAVNQMVAMTEMAEKEAAAETLLASKGFSEAVVSLTEDSADVVVNAAELSDANRAQIEDIVTRKTGVAAENIVITPVYAEGEKAEE; from the coding sequence GTGAAGCGAATCTTTAAAAAAAATCAGATCATCATTGCGGTTTTGGCAGTCATGATCGCGGCGGCGGGATATCTGAATTATTCAGGGCGGCTGTTTGCCGATGAGGACAGCGCCGCGGAGGCTAATGCCGATCTGGCAAGCCAGGAACTTTTGGATATCTCACAGGAAGATACGGCCGCTTCCTCAGAAGATATCAAGAGCCAGGATTCAGAAGCTGAGGACGGAAGCGTGGAAGGGACGCCGGGAGAAGCGGTACTAACAAGCGGAGAGGCCAGCGGCGTGGTAGCGGAAGCCAAGGTGACAAGAGAACAGGTCCGGGCCCAGAACAAAGAATCTCTGCTGGAGATCATTGACAATGAAAACTTAAGTGATGAGCAGAAGCAGGAAGCGGTCAACCAGATGGTGGCTATGACAGAAATGGCGGAAAAGGAGGCGGCGGCAGAGACGCTTCTTGCCTCGAAAGGATTCAGTGAAGCAGTAGTCAGTCTGACGGAAGACTCTGCGGATGTAGTGGTCAACGCGGCGGAATTAAGCGACGCCAACCGGGCGCAGATCGAAGATATTGTGACAAGAAAGACGGGAGTGGCGGCGGAAAATATTGTGATCACGCCTGTATACGCGGAGGGGGAAAAAGCGGAGGAGTAG
- a CDS encoding stage III sporulation protein AG, whose translation MEDKKKQISGWIEKLRLGKWKKDQILILFLAGILLLVIAVPTENQSKESRQEEETGAGGKTGGSISQEDYARYMEEHLSEVLSQMEGAGEVAVMVTLESSAERVVEKDVEAGEETVTESDSQGGTRTTSNSTSTETSVYEEDDSQGQQPYVSKEITPQVEGVVVLAQGGDDPVVVQNITEAVQALFGIDTHKIRIMKKN comes from the coding sequence TTGGAAGATAAGAAGAAGCAGATCAGCGGATGGATAGAAAAGCTGCGGTTGGGGAAATGGAAGAAAGACCAGATCCTGATTCTGTTCCTGGCGGGGATCCTCCTGCTGGTGATCGCTGTACCGACAGAGAATCAGTCAAAGGAAAGCCGGCAGGAGGAAGAAACAGGGGCAGGCGGGAAAACGGGCGGGAGTATTTCGCAAGAGGATTACGCCCGGTATATGGAGGAGCATTTGTCTGAGGTCCTTTCCCAGATGGAGGGCGCCGGGGAAGTGGCTGTTATGGTCACGCTGGAGTCTTCCGCGGAAAGGGTGGTGGAGAAGGATGTAGAAGCGGGAGAAGAGACGGTAACAGAGTCTGACAGCCAGGGAGGGACCCGGACTACCAGCAATTCCACAAGCACGGAGACATCGGTTTATGAAGAGGACGATTCCCAGGGACAGCAGCCCTACGTGAGCAAAGAGATCACGCCCCAGGTGGAAGGAGTGGTGGTGCTGGCTCAAGGCGGAGACGACCCGGTGGTAGTACAGAATATTACAGAAGCGGTCCAAGCATTATTTGGGATAGACACGCATAAGATTAGGATAATGAAGAAGAATTAA
- a CDS encoding stage III sporulation protein AF has protein sequence MFDYLYEWIRNIAFYLVLVTALLHIVPESGYQKYIRFFTGLVLILLVLSPVLKLFGMEGQLRELYQSQEYLKELEQMEEVSGFQEEAEAVGTQEEEPMEVEEIRIGR, from the coding sequence ATGTTTGATTATCTATATGAATGGATCCGGAATATTGCTTTTTATCTGGTGTTAGTCACGGCGCTGCTGCACATCGTGCCGGAATCCGGCTATCAGAAATATATCCGCTTTTTTACCGGGCTTGTCCTGATCCTGCTGGTCTTGTCTCCGGTGCTGAAACTGTTTGGAATGGAAGGGCAGCTGCGGGAACTGTATCAGAGCCAGGAGTATCTGAAAGAGTTAGAGCAGATGGAAGAGGTTTCTGGATTCCAGGAAGAAGCAGAAGCAGTAGGAACCCAGGAAGAAGAACCGATGGAAGTGGAGGAGATCCGGATTGGAAGATAA
- a CDS encoding stage III sporulation protein AF, protein MKGRRKGKKWVLTAVLLAAALWGAVLPARASDPGAGSISEEGQEDAAKEEVLEQFDFSGIDDSLEELFPEEKLDFKETLMEILSGDMTLSAQLLNRLVMDQFFYALRSCGENLGHIFLIAVIAAVFSNFSSVFQNRQISEVSFYILYILLIALCLNSFQAVTDWVGGGIEDLTDFMGVFCPIYFLAVAAAKGSVTAVAFYNLVLFLIYLAQLLIVGFLLPVIHIYFMIRVLDFLSKEEYLSKFAGLIKMGISWTLKTLLACVVGLNVIQGLISPAIDSIKQSAITRGAEAIPGIGDAIGGVTEVVLGTAVLIKNGIGMTGAVICIALCVGPLVQIGCIVIMYKLTAALIQPVSDKRIVGCVESVGDGCRLLMRVVFTTALLFLLTIVIVAALTDL, encoded by the coding sequence ATGAAGGGGAGAAGGAAAGGAAAAAAGTGGGTTTTGACAGCAGTCCTGCTGGCGGCGGCTCTGTGGGGCGCGGTTCTTCCGGCGCGGGCTTCCGACCCTGGCGCGGGCAGCATAAGCGAAGAGGGGCAGGAGGACGCCGCGAAAGAAGAGGTATTAGAACAGTTTGATTTCAGCGGGATTGACGATTCTCTGGAAGAATTATTTCCGGAGGAAAAGCTGGATTTTAAGGAAACCCTGATGGAGATCTTATCTGGAGATATGACGCTGTCCGCCCAGCTCTTAAACCGGCTGGTGATGGATCAGTTCTTTTACGCCCTGCGAAGCTGCGGGGAAAACTTAGGACATATCTTTTTGATCGCCGTGATCGCCGCGGTTTTCTCCAATTTCTCCAGCGTGTTCCAGAACCGTCAGATTTCAGAGGTCAGCTTTTATATTCTCTACATCCTTCTGATCGCCCTGTGCTTAAATTCCTTCCAGGCGGTGACAGACTGGGTCGGCGGAGGGATTGAAGATCTTACCGACTTCATGGGAGTCTTCTGCCCGATTTACTTTCTGGCGGTTGCCGCGGCAAAAGGAAGTGTGACGGCGGTAGCGTTTTATAACCTGGTGCTGTTCTTGATCTATCTGGCTCAGCTTTTGATCGTGGGATTCCTTCTTCCGGTGATCCATATTTACTTTATGATCCGGGTACTGGATTTCCTTTCCAAAGAAGAATACTTGAGCAAATTTGCGGGACTTATCAAGATGGGAATCTCCTGGACATTAAAAACCCTTCTGGCCTGTGTGGTGGGCTTAAATGTGATCCAGGGGCTGATCAGCCCGGCCATTGATTCTATCAAACAGAGCGCTATCACAAGGGGAGCGGAGGCGATTCCTGGAATCGGGGATGCCATCGGGGGAGTGACAGAAGTAGTGCTTGGGACGGCCGTCCTGATCAAAAACGGCATTGGGATGACGGGAGCGGTGATCTGCATAGCCCTTTGCGTCGGTCCTCTGGTACAGATCGGGTGTATCGTGATCATGTACAAATTGACGGCGGCTCTGATTCAGCCGGTTTCTGATAAAAGAATCGTTGGATGTGTAGAAAGCGTGGGAGATGGGTGCCGTCTGCTGATGCGCGTGGTGTTTACCACAGCTCTTTTGTTTCTTTTGACGATCGTTATTGTGGCGGCGCTGACAGACCTGTGA
- a CDS encoding stage III sporulation protein AD gives MDIVQAGIIGVAGVLLAVQFKGGKTEYGIYISAGLSLVIFFGILGHLQVITEAVDMIGGYISLDGAYIGTLIKMLGITYIAEFASSICKDAGYQTIAQQIEIFGKLTILVLSMPILTALLETVGEFLS, from the coding sequence ATGGATATCGTGCAGGCAGGGATCATTGGAGTAGCAGGGGTCCTTCTGGCGGTCCAGTTTAAAGGAGGAAAAACCGAATACGGAATCTATATCAGCGCGGGACTGAGCCTGGTGATCTTCTTTGGAATCCTGGGGCATCTGCAGGTGATCACAGAAGCCGTGGACATGATCGGGGGTTATATCAGTCTGGACGGCGCCTACATAGGAACCCTCATCAAGATGCTGGGAATCACCTATATTGCCGAATTCGCTTCCAGCATCTGCAAAGATGCCGGATACCAGACCATCGCCCAACAGATTGAAATCTTTGGGAAATTAACGATCTTAGTGCTGAGTATGCCCATTTTGACGGCCCTCTTAGAAACCGTTGGGGAGTTCCTGTCATGA
- the spoIIIAC gene encoding stage III sporulation protein AC, translating to MSVNLIFKIAAVGILVSVLSQVLKHSGREEQAFLTSLAGLLLVLFWIVPYIYDLFEAIQNLFSL from the coding sequence ATGAGTGTAAACTTAATATTTAAAATTGCGGCGGTGGGGATCTTGGTCTCGGTGTTAAGCCAGGTCTTAAAACACAGCGGAAGAGAGGAACAAGCGTTTCTGACAAGCCTTGCGGGACTGCTCCTGGTGCTGTTTTGGATCGTACCTTATATCTACGATCTGTTTGAAGCGATCCAGAATCTGTTCTCGCTGTAG
- the spoIIIAA gene encoding stage III sporulation protein AA: MQEKRILNVLPKSVRILIQKEELQYAFLQEIKLRVGQPLMLIYRGGELIPGRRQGRPYQVTKEDIRELLEYVSNYSLYAYEQEMRQGFITIEGGHRIGMAGQAIMEGGRVKNLKYISSVNIRMSHEVLGCADKIFPFITGNKRLCHTLIVSPPRCGKTTLLRDIVRQVSGGNTYIRGMSVGVVDERSEIGGCYMGVAQNHLGMRTDVLDACPKAEGMIMLIRSMGPEVIAADEIGTAEDVHAIEYAMHCGCKMLVTVHGQSMEELKKKPLFGEMIAKKRFERYIVLGREDYVGQVEGVYDERGSLLYSERSLS, encoded by the coding sequence ATGCAGGAAAAGAGAATCTTAAATGTACTGCCAAAAAGCGTGCGGATCCTGATCCAAAAGGAAGAACTGCAATATGCGTTTCTTCAGGAGATCAAGCTGCGGGTAGGGCAGCCGCTCATGCTGATCTATCGGGGCGGAGAACTGATTCCAGGACGGCGCCAGGGCAGACCTTACCAGGTGACAAAAGAGGACATCCGGGAACTGCTGGAATATGTCAGCAACTATTCTCTGTACGCATACGAACAGGAAATGCGCCAGGGATTTATTACCATCGAAGGAGGACATAGAATCGGAATGGCAGGACAGGCGATCATGGAAGGCGGAAGGGTGAAGAATCTAAAATATATCTCTTCTGTCAATATCCGTATGTCTCATGAGGTGCTGGGATGCGCGGATAAAATTTTTCCTTTTATTACAGGAAATAAAAGACTTTGCCATACGCTGATCGTATCCCCGCCCCGCTGCGGAAAGACTACCCTTCTTAGGGATATTGTCCGGCAGGTTTCAGGCGGGAACACCTATATCCGCGGCATGTCGGTGGGGGTAGTGGATGAGCGTTCGGAGATCGGGGGGTGTTACATGGGAGTGGCTCAGAATCATCTGGGGATGCGTACTGACGTGCTGGACGCCTGCCCTAAGGCAGAAGGGATGATCATGCTGATCCGTTCTATGGGCCCGGAGGTGATCGCGGCAGATGAGATCGGCACAGCGGAAGATGTACATGCTATTGAATACGCTATGCACTGCGGCTGTAAAATGCTGGTGACGGTACACGGACAGTCTATGGAAGAGTTAAAGAAAAAGCCGCTGTTTGGCGAGATGATCGCAAAGAAGCGGTTTGAGCGCTATATCGTGCTGGGACGGGAAGACTATGTGGGGCAGGTGGAAGGGGTCTATGATGAGAGAGGAAGCCTTCTCTATTCGGAAAGGAGCCTGTCATGA
- a CDS encoding metallophosphoesterase: MIAIFLAPFYVLFHIYIFRWLIRWMSACSVHFQKPLSKGLVLAVYCFLALSILLAFFLPFRWLKALSNLWFGAICYIFLVVAAADLIRLVLKYLVKVPAETLSSRKVFAAVGSVCILLILSLTVWGYACARNIQTTSYQVAVDKSCGRLDSLRIVLAADLHLGYNMGEAQMEQMVEKINAQDPDLVVFAGDFFDNDFDAVKDPDRIAAILRKIESRYGAYACYGNHDIQEKILAGFTFPSNEKKVSDPRMDAFLENSGIRLLQDESLLIEDSFYLIGRADRERPGRGIDKRMTPAELTEDMDKTKPILVIDHEPDELADLAAAGVDLDLSGHTHDGQLFPANLIVSLLWENSYGYLEKDGMHNIVTSGVGVFGPNMRVGTKSEICVIDCQLGPGDF, from the coding sequence ATGATCGCTATTTTTTTAGCGCCTTTCTATGTTTTATTTCATATTTACATTTTCCGCTGGCTGATCCGCTGGATGTCTGCCTGCAGCGTGCATTTCCAGAAACCGCTGTCAAAGGGATTGGTCCTGGCAGTCTACTGTTTTCTTGCGCTGTCCATCCTGCTGGCCTTTTTTCTGCCGTTTCGTTGGCTCAAAGCGCTCTCTAATCTTTGGTTCGGAGCGATCTGCTACATATTTCTGGTGGTAGCGGCCGCGGACTTGATCCGCCTGGTTTTGAAATATCTTGTAAAAGTCCCGGCGGAAACCCTTTCTTCCCGGAAAGTCTTCGCTGCCGTTGGAAGTGTGTGTATCCTTCTCATTCTATCCCTGACCGTCTGGGGTTACGCATGCGCCCGCAATATCCAGACTACTTCCTACCAGGTAGCTGTGGACAAATCCTGCGGCCGTCTGGACTCCCTCCGGATCGTCCTGGCGGCTGATCTTCACTTGGGATACAATATGGGCGAAGCCCAGATGGAACAGATGGTAGAAAAAATCAACGCCCAGGATCCGGACCTTGTTGTCTTTGCGGGAGATTTCTTTGATAACGATTTTGATGCGGTAAAAGATCCTGACCGGATTGCCGCCATTCTCCGAAAGATAGAGAGCCGTTACGGCGCTTACGCCTGCTATGGCAATCACGATATTCAGGAAAAGATACTGGCCGGATTTACCTTCCCTTCTAATGAAAAGAAAGTCAGCGACCCTCGGATGGACGCATTTCTTGAAAATTCCGGCATCCGACTGCTGCAGGATGAGTCCCTGCTGATCGAAGATTCTTTCTACCTTATTGGGAGAGCCGACCGTGAGCGTCCCGGAAGAGGCATAGATAAGCGGATGACGCCCGCAGAATTGACAGAAGATATGGACAAGACAAAGCCCATCCTGGTCATAGACCATGAGCCGGATGAACTCGCTGATCTTGCGGCCGCAGGCGTGGACTTGGATCTATCCGGGCACACCCATGATGGACAGTTGTTCCCCGCCAATCTGATCGTCAGCCTTCTGTGGGAAAATTCTTACGGATATCTGGAAAAAGACGGTATGCACAATATTGTCACCTCCGGCGTGGGCGTCTTCGGACCAAATATGCGGGTAGGGACAAAGAGCGAGATCTGTGTGATCGACTGTCAATTGGGGCCGGGGGATTTTTAA
- a CDS encoding YitT family protein has product MKFEPGKDIKRILVIAAASAIMALNIKTFVRTGGLFPGGATGLTLLFQRAGEIFFHIEIPYTVLNVAINAVPIYIGYRYIGKKFTLFSGLSIVLTSVLTDILPAYVITYDTLLISIFGGMINGLVISMCLAVNATTGGTDFIAIHLSEKKGVDSFNIVLGINAVILVSAGILFGWDKALYSIFFQYASTQVLHILYKKYQQQTLLVVTNQAKDVYEAISRTSNHGATILEGEGSHEHRERKVVYSVVSSAEQKEVVRAIREADPHAFTNVLRTEQVSGRFYFKPNE; this is encoded by the coding sequence ATGAAATTTGAACCAGGAAAGGATATCAAAAGGATTCTCGTTATTGCTGCCGCATCTGCCATCATGGCGCTGAATATCAAGACATTCGTGCGCACGGGAGGACTTTTCCCGGGCGGGGCCACAGGTCTGACACTTTTGTTCCAGCGCGCGGGAGAGATATTCTTTCATATTGAGATTCCGTATACGGTTCTGAACGTGGCGATCAACGCCGTGCCTATATATATCGGCTATCGATATATCGGGAAGAAATTTACTCTGTTCTCAGGTCTGTCGATCGTGCTGACCAGTGTGCTGACGGATATCCTTCCGGCTTATGTGATCACATACGATACCCTGCTGATCTCGATTTTTGGCGGCATGATCAACGGCCTTGTCATCAGCATGTGCCTGGCGGTCAACGCGACCACAGGAGGAACAGACTTTATCGCGATTCACCTGTCCGAGAAGAAGGGAGTGGACTCCTTCAATATTGTGCTGGGGATCAATGCTGTGATCCTGGTGTCGGCGGGTATCCTGTTCGGATGGGACAAGGCGCTTTACTCTATCTTTTTCCAGTACGCCTCTACCCAGGTGCTGCATATCTTGTACAAGAAATACCAGCAGCAGACCCTTCTTGTCGTCACGAATCAGGCGAAAGACGTGTATGAAGCCATCTCCCGGACGAGCAATCACGGAGCTACGATCCTGGAGGGAGAAGGGTCCCATGAGCACAGGGAGAGGAAGGTGGTCTACTCCGTTGTCTCCAGCGCGGAGCAGAAGGAAGTTGTGCGGGCTATCCGGGAAGCGGATCCCCACGCATTTACAAATGTGCTGCGGACAGAGCAGGTCTCTGGACGGTTTTATTTCAAACCTAATGAGTAA
- a CDS encoding M18 family aminopeptidase, which translates to MYDEDIQGLIRFLADSPTAFHAADNFACMLKGHGFQCLPERESWDIRPGGAYYTVRNGSSIIAFRVGSALEDYSFKVAASHSDSPAFKLKEKAELSVRGRYMKLNTEGYGSGLCATWMDRPLSLAGRVILKEEDGFREKLVKIDRDLALIPSVAIHMNREINEKSSINKQVDMLPLFAGEAADAQGAVRQIVAEELEAGPEEIFGMDLYLYNRMQPSIWGKEREFISAPHLDDLQSAYASFIGFLRGTDKRAVNVFACFDNEEVGSNTKQGAASTFLRDVLERINDGLGKTAEELRRAVASSFMVSCDNAHAVHPNHPEKTDENNCVYMNEGIVVKSHAGQQYTSDAVSIAVWKGICAKAGVPLQFFANRSDMQGGSTLGNIAMSQVSMNAVDIGLPQLSMHSAYETAGVRDCAFMIRAVEAFFNSGISEYTLRR; encoded by the coding sequence GAGCTGGGATATCCGGCCGGGCGGAGCGTACTATACAGTGCGGAACGGATCCAGCATCATTGCTTTCCGGGTCGGCTCCGCGCTGGAGGATTACAGTTTTAAGGTTGCGGCATCCCATAGTGACTCCCCTGCGTTTAAGCTGAAAGAGAAAGCGGAACTTTCGGTAAGGGGCCGTTATATGAAGCTCAACACAGAGGGATACGGGAGCGGTCTGTGCGCCACCTGGATGGACAGGCCGCTTTCGCTGGCTGGGCGTGTTATCCTGAAGGAGGAAGACGGCTTCCGGGAGAAATTGGTGAAGATCGACCGGGATCTGGCGCTGATCCCAAGTGTCGCCATCCACATGAACCGGGAGATCAACGAGAAGAGTTCCATCAATAAGCAGGTGGATATGCTCCCTCTGTTTGCGGGGGAAGCGGCCGATGCACAAGGAGCTGTAAGACAGATCGTGGCAGAAGAACTGGAGGCGGGACCGGAGGAGATTTTTGGTATGGATCTCTATCTCTACAACCGCATGCAGCCTTCTATCTGGGGGAAAGAACGAGAGTTTATCTCAGCACCCCATCTGGACGATCTGCAGAGCGCTTATGCATCTTTTATCGGATTTTTGAGAGGGACTGATAAGCGCGCGGTGAATGTGTTCGCTTGTTTTGACAACGAGGAAGTTGGGTCCAATACAAAGCAGGGCGCCGCGTCTACGTTCCTTCGGGATGTGCTGGAACGGATCAATGACGGCCTGGGGAAAACGGCGGAGGAACTGCGCCGCGCAGTGGCGTCCAGCTTTATGGTCAGCTGCGATAACGCCCATGCGGTGCACCCGAACCATCCGGAGAAGACGGATGAGAACAATTGTGTCTATATGAATGAGGGGATAGTCGTTAAGTCTCATGCCGGGCAGCAGTATACAAGCGATGCGGTCAGCATCGCTGTGTGGAAAGGGATCTGCGCAAAGGCGGGAGTTCCCCTTCAGTTCTTCGCCAACCGCTCCGACATGCAAGGCGGAAGTACCCTGGGGAATATCGCCATGTCCCAGGTGTCTATGAACGCGGTGGATATTGGACTTCCTCAGCTTTCCATGCACTCAGCCTATGAGACTGCGGGCGTGCGGGACTGCGCCTTTATGATTCGGGCTGTCGAAGCCTTTTTTAACAGCGGAATCAGTGAATATACGCTTCGGCGGTAA